One part of the Desulfonema ishimotonii genome encodes these proteins:
- a CDS encoding CBS domain-containing protein, which yields MKTTVKDLMIPLSEYATVSMDATLSDAVMALGQAQEQFSQKKYPHRAILIYDENKKVIGKVSQLDILRSLEPKYDEMLTHKKSLGLGFTRKFQRAMLEQLRLWEAPMKDICRKAAEQKVTSFMTTPEEGEYIEAGKNLNEAIHQLVMGNHQSLLVLENKEIIGILKLTDVFQAIADEIIKCAI from the coding sequence TTGAAAACAACCGTTAAAGACCTTATGATTCCGCTTTCGGAATACGCAACCGTCTCTATGGATGCCACGCTGAGCGACGCCGTCATGGCACTGGGCCAGGCTCAGGAGCAGTTCAGCCAGAAGAAATACCCCCACAGAGCCATTCTCATCTATGATGAGAATAAAAAAGTTATCGGCAAGGTCAGCCAGCTGGATATCCTGAGATCCCTTGAACCCAAATATGACGAAATGCTGACCCATAAAAAATCACTGGGACTGGGATTTACCCGAAAATTCCAGCGGGCCATGCTGGAGCAGCTCCGGCTTTGGGAAGCCCCCATGAAGGATATCTGCCGGAAAGCCGCCGAACAGAAAGTAACATCCTTTATGACCACCCCTGAGGAAGGTGAATATATCGAAGCCGGTAAAAATCTGAACGAGGCGATTCACCAGCTGGTCATGGGCAACCACCAATCCCTGCTGGTTCTTGAAAATAAGGAAATCATCGGGATTCTGAAACTTACGGATGTATTTCAGGCCATCGCCGACGAGATTATAAAGTGTGCCATATAG